The Vallitalea okinawensis genome window below encodes:
- a CDS encoding Gfo/Idh/MocA family protein has product MKQLRVGIIGCGGIANGKHMPALSRNKDIEMVAFCDIIVTRAEKAAKEFGVEGSEVYEDYKELLADKSIDVVHVLTPNKEHSFITIDALHAGKHVMCEKPMAKTYKEAKAMVKAAEETGKILSVGYNNRCRPDSLYLKEACLNDDLGDIYFAKAHAVRRRAVPTWGVFLNEDEQGGGPLIDIGTHALDLTLWMMNNYQPKMVVGTSYKKLAGQRHTANAWGDWNPNEFTVEDSAFGFIVMENGATVTLEASWALNTLDVKEAKCTLCGTKAGADMEDGVRVNGVKYNKQYIEKPNLESGGVAFYDGDCNGSPSDIENRNFYDAILKGTELRVKPEEALVVTRILEAIYESSETGQPVYFND; this is encoded by the coding sequence TTGAAACAATTAAGAGTTGGAATTATTGGTTGTGGCGGGATAGCTAATGGTAAACACATGCCAGCTTTATCCAGAAATAAGGATATAGAAATGGTTGCCTTTTGTGATATTATTGTAACAAGAGCAGAAAAAGCAGCTAAGGAATTTGGGGTAGAAGGTTCTGAGGTATATGAAGACTACAAAGAATTACTTGCAGATAAATCCATTGATGTCGTTCATGTTTTAACTCCTAATAAGGAACATAGTTTCATTACTATTGATGCCCTTCATGCAGGTAAACATGTTATGTGCGAAAAACCAATGGCTAAAACGTACAAAGAAGCTAAAGCCATGGTTAAGGCTGCAGAAGAAACAGGTAAGATTCTTTCAGTTGGGTATAACAATCGATGTAGACCAGATTCGCTTTATTTAAAGGAAGCCTGCCTCAATGATGATTTAGGCGATATTTATTTTGCAAAGGCACATGCTGTTAGACGTCGAGCAGTACCAACTTGGGGTGTATTTTTAAATGAAGATGAGCAAGGTGGTGGTCCACTTATCGATATAGGAACACATGCACTAGATTTAACTTTGTGGATGATGAATAATTATCAGCCTAAAATGGTTGTAGGTACCAGTTATAAAAAGCTTGCTGGTCAGAGACATACAGCTAATGCATGGGGGGACTGGAATCCTAATGAATTTACAGTAGAAGATTCAGCTTTTGGATTTATTGTCATGGAAAATGGAGCGACAGTTACTCTAGAGGCAAGCTGGGCATTAAATACACTTGATGTCAAAGAAGCTAAATGTACACTTTGTGGTACAAAGGCAGGAGCTGATATGGAAGATGGTGTTCGAGTTAACGGAGTGAAATATAATAAACAATACATAGAAAAACCAAATCTCGAAAGCGGCGGGGTTGCTTTCTATGATGGCGATTGTAATGGTTCTCCTTCGGACATTGAGAATCGAAATTTTTATGACGCTATATTAAAAGGAACAGAACTAAGAGTCAAACCAGAAGAGGCTCTAGTTGTAACTAGAATTCTTGAAGCGATTTACGAGTCTTCTGAAACAGGGCAGCCAGTATATTTTAATGATTAA
- a CDS encoding sugar phosphate isomerase/epimerase family protein, with protein sequence MKIGVQMYSIRNVTSQDMERALQRVAEIGYEGIEFAGFYDYKADEILSWLKKYNLEVLGAHVSTEMILDQPDETIEFHKRIGNKRIICPGFEGMKTKEGVLDFAKRLAAVIPKYHQAGMRLYYHNHAFEFTKEGEDYLIDVLFDQVELLSPEFDIFWVYAGGECPVDYLNKYQGKTDIVHIKDGIGNTATLLGKGEVNLEGVCSIIKKHHYKWAVVESESSDEMNEQIQAIKYDFGILKELLK encoded by the coding sequence ATGAAGATAGGTGTTCAAATGTATAGTATAAGAAATGTAACATCACAAGACATGGAGAGAGCACTTCAGCGAGTAGCGGAAATAGGTTATGAAGGTATAGAATTTGCAGGATTCTATGATTATAAAGCTGATGAGATTCTTTCATGGTTAAAAAAATATAACCTTGAAGTTCTTGGTGCACATGTTTCTACTGAAATGATACTTGATCAACCTGATGAGACAATTGAGTTTCATAAAAGGATAGGTAATAAGCGTATTATATGTCCGGGTTTCGAAGGTATGAAAACAAAAGAAGGTGTTTTGGATTTTGCTAAAAGGTTAGCAGCTGTTATCCCAAAATATCATCAAGCTGGTATGAGACTTTATTATCATAATCATGCTTTTGAATTCACAAAAGAGGGTGAGGATTATCTGATTGATGTGTTATTTGATCAAGTGGAGCTTTTAAGTCCTGAGTTTGATATCTTTTGGGTTTATGCAGGTGGTGAATGTCCTGTGGATTATTTGAATAAATATCAAGGGAAAACAGATATTGTTCACATAAAAGATGGTATAGGCAACACAGCAACATTACTAGGTAAAGGAGAAGTTAATTTGGAAGGTGTTTGTTCAATTATCAAAAAACATCATTATAAATGGGCTGTCGTTGAATCAGAATCTAGTGACGAAATGAATGAACAGATTCAAGCTATAAAATATGATTTTGGTATTTTAAAGGAGCTACTTAAATAA
- a CDS encoding AraC family transcriptional regulator: MKEAYFEELIIEKDKINYPFSSFITESTEMSEVLVRPHWHNYIELLYFKSGHSSIFLSGKEYQVSPGDLIIINSNEVHSIFATEQEESKYIVIKFDPELLHTSKKTIFEMKYILPFTINNFSHQKLFKLYELNSSPIQQLVEEIYDEFINKPYGFELAIRINISRIFLWILRNWNYKGITMDNIDFTNEREVQKLQYIFDYVDHHYFEDISTKKIAQLSGMSCSYFCRHFKKITHTTFTDYLNYVRISEAEKLLSTTDMNVTEVAITCGFSNSSYFIKQFKKYKGITPKKFKLKLPYQ; encoded by the coding sequence ATGAAAGAAGCCTATTTTGAAGAGTTAATCATTGAAAAAGATAAGATAAACTATCCCTTTTCTAGCTTTATTACTGAATCAACTGAAATGAGTGAAGTATTAGTAAGACCTCACTGGCATAATTACATAGAGTTACTATATTTTAAATCTGGTCATTCAAGCATCTTTTTAAGCGGCAAAGAATATCAGGTATCACCTGGTGACTTGATTATTATCAACTCAAATGAAGTTCATTCCATATTCGCAACGGAGCAGGAAGAGTCAAAATACATCGTAATAAAATTTGACCCTGAACTCCTTCATACTTCAAAGAAAACAATATTTGAAATGAAATACATCTTACCCTTTACTATTAATAATTTTTCTCACCAGAAGCTTTTTAAGCTCTATGAACTTAACTCATCACCTATCCAACAACTGGTTGAAGAAATTTATGATGAATTTATTAATAAGCCTTATGGATTTGAGCTGGCCATAAGAATTAACATTAGCAGAATATTTTTATGGATATTAAGAAATTGGAATTATAAAGGGATCACCATGGATAATATTGATTTTACAAATGAACGTGAAGTGCAAAAGCTTCAATACATTTTTGATTATGTTGATCATCATTATTTTGAAGACATATCAACTAAAAAAATAGCCCAATTGTCAGGAATGAGTTGTAGTTATTTCTGCAGACATTTTAAAAAAATTACCCATACTACATTTACCGATTACTTAAATTATGTGAGAATTAGCGAAGCAGAGAAATTGTTATCGACTACAGATATGAACGTAACTGAAGTAGCCATTACCTGCGGTTTTTCCAATTCAAGTTATTTTATTAAACAGTTTAAAAAATATAAAGGTATAACACCCAAAAAATTTAAGCTTAAATTACCGTATCAATAA